The proteins below are encoded in one region of Belonocnema kinseyi isolate 2016_QV_RU_SX_M_011 chromosome 1, B_treatae_v1, whole genome shotgun sequence:
- the LOC117171024 gene encoding uncharacterized protein LOC117171024 → MGVVCTLVFALAFLVNSIVCTGWNHGAPRERIMRMRIDEHANMWYREYCCAPRGQLYTLQPVKGTKSFLERDGIIIGFGQDYGTIRAMRDANGNAFVFEEGMRRRPASEEELMARGVGGRMPPFDANSREL, encoded by the exons atgggaGTCGTTTGTACGCTTGTATTCGCTTTGGCCTTTCTCGTCaattccattg TTTGCACTGGTTGGAACCATGGAGCGCCAAGAGAAAGAATAATGAGAATGCGAATAGATGAACATGCAAACATGTGGTACAGGGAATACTGCTGTGCACCACGCGGCCAACTTTATACTTTACAACCAGTCAAGGGCACAAAGAGTTTCTTAGAAAGGGATGGTATCATAATTGGATTTGGCCAAGATTATGGAACTATTCGTGCGATGCGTGACGCGAATGGCAATGCGTTTGTATTTGAAGAAGGCATGCGACGCCGACCAGCTTCGGAAGAAGAACTAATGGCAAGAGGTGTAGGAGGACGTATGCCACCATTTGATGCAAATTCTCGAGAACTTTAG